Below is a window of Podarcis muralis chromosome 5, rPodMur119.hap1.1, whole genome shotgun sequence DNA.
tcctttctcaaaacatcagatcaggagattcCGTCAATGAGAGGGGTGAAAGtatcaacaacacacacacacacacacacacacacacacacaaacaccacaacataccctccaacatttctctgatgaaaatagggacgtcctattccataaaataaaaatagtaataattttattctttatgccTCGcgtgactgggttgcctcagccaccctaggctgcttccaacatacagtggtaccttgggttaagtacttaatttgttccctcattgcgagaagcaaagctacagggaaccaggcagagggccttctcggtagtggtgcccgccctgtggaacgccctcccatcagatgtcaaagcgataaacaactacctgacattcagaagacatcttaaggcagccctgttcagggaagtttttaatgtgtgacattttagtgtatttttggtctctgtggaagccgcccagagtgggcggggtacaaatgataaattattattattattattattattaccctgaaactgttcttaacctcaagcaccactttagctaatggggcctcccgctgccgccacacaatttctgttctcatcctgaagcaaagttcttaacccgaggtactttttctgggttaccggagtctgtaacctgaagcatatgtaacctgaggtaccactgtatatataaacataataaaactacacaggacagccttcagatgtcttctaaaggttgtatagttatttacaGTGCTTCTAGGGAAAAAAGGTGTTGGTACTGCgtacccccaggggaaaaaagcactggttacttatctccttggctcgggggttacATGACTGCataccctctgatgaaaatagagacatcttaccataccctccaacatttctccaatgagaatagggacgtcctaagggaaagggagacgttctgggatcaaatcagaaactgagacagcttctgtaaatccaggactgtccctggaaaatagggacacttggagacacacacacacacacatacacccctcaGCATGGCCCTCATGTTGTACTAACACCACGTAACTGATCAAATTAAAACAAGTATCACTATGCCCACCTCTGCCTTCTGAATTCCAACTCTGCACATGGGGCAAAGTACAGACAATGCTGGAGAGATGTAtattcaatatttttatatattttttaaaaaaataatagccaGAAATTGCAGAGGACTGGGAGAGTGCCAAGTGTAAAGGGTTTGTGGCATGTCTGCCTTAAATATTCGCACTGATTTTTAATGGCATTCTTATTGCTTCTTCTCTTTCTTGCACTGTGCTGCGTTACAGCTTGAATTCTGCGGAACGCAAACTGGGCTACAAGAAATACAATGtaagaaagaaaaggagcaaCGAAAACACAATCATAAAGCATACAGTGTCTAGCACAGCGCACtgaaattgctacaacaggcagaaatatCATTAAGCGGGTATACTGAGTGAGACCCTTGGCAGTTTTCAAGTTTGGGAGCGACTGCACTAAGTCAAAGCTTGCAGCAGTAAAAGGAACAGGGAGCAGTGACGCAGCTACATTCTCCCTTTCTGGAACCTGCACACTTATTCTAGCAGCCATGGCGTGGCTTAGTGTGACATGATGCAAACCAGGTCATACAGGTGCCACCGTCAGAAAATGACCCGCCGTATTATTTGCAAACCTCTGCCCTTTTACTGGTAATAAGTAGCAAATATCTTCATCTGTTGagactgttttatttttatctgtagtGAAGTCCAAGAAAGGgttacagaaataaaaaaagagatgTGAACAGAAACGGCTGAAAATGACTTTTTGTCGACATTTTTGTTGCAACGCACGTGATGGATTCCATATGATCAACTCCCAACAGGGGACAAGAATGACTGAATCACAGAAGACCGTTTTTAAAAGCTGAAGCTATCGCTTTCCCCGCTCTGCTGTGATCTATACTGCTCATCTGCTGTGTTTAATAGCAGCCATATAGGCTCTTTATTATCTAGAGAGCCGAAAATGGCTGTCCtttattagaattaattcaaacCTAACACTAATCACACTTTTCTCCCTTGAAGATGTCAGCAATATTtttaaaggcaaaacaaaaacaaagccaaaataataataattaaaccaTTCCAACAAACAGCAGCAGCTACAAATTGGTGTTTAGCAGTCCAACTCCTTGGCACTCGATAATGTAGGCATCCTTGGGGGAAACGTCCTCTTCTGATTTTGCCACAGTAAATTTAGCCTGcaaatgaaaataattttaagTGTCATAAAGTGGGTTTATTAACGTAGTCTTTAAAATGCACATGTGTAGCCACCTGTATATTGTTTGCATGACATGCAAGAGCTTGCTTATTAAAATCAGGCtctgaaaataaaatactataataataagaataataataaaaaataataatacaaaactgATAGTAAACAATGTTCAGTTTAAAACTTGAGGTGTTAAAAGCGTGAGTAAACTTGTCATATGAACAGATCTGAGGAGGCTTTGCTAGACCCCCACCTGAGGGAGGCTATTCCATAACAGCAGCATAAACTACTGAAAATATGTAACTAGAGAAAGCAAGTCTGTGAAGTGTGTACTCATCAAccgacctttaaaaaaaaaaaaagaaaaccatgtATCACTCACCTTTGTCAGCTGTTCTGCAAAATGTATAGCAGTTTTTGTATGGAGAGTAATTGGTCCAGTTTTCACTCTGGAGCGGCCATTTGCTAAAGCCATGAAAATGATTAGCTTGAGAagagacaggaagaaaaaaaacacaaatcattATTCGTGATGCAGCTTTACTCCCATGGCAGCTAAAGAAAGCCAGTTGAAGTAACACTCCTTGCCCACGTAACTCACAATAAAATCCTATTTATGTCTTTGCAGAAGtcagcaaaggtaaaggacccctggacggttaagtccagtcaaaggcgactatggggttgtggcgctcacctcgctttcaggctgagggagctggtgtttgtccactgacagctttctgggttatgtggccagcatgactaaaccgtttctggcacaacgggacaccgtgatggaaaccagagcgcacagaaatgccatttaccttcctgctgcagtgctacctatttatctacttgcactggtgtgctttcaaactgctaggttggcaggagctgggacagagcaacgggagctcaccctgttgcggggagtcgaaccaccaaccttctgatcagcaagcgcaagaggctcgatggtttggaccacagtgccacccgtgtcacaaggggacttactcccaggtaggtgccAGAGTGCAGCCCTTTCAAGACCACCGACAAGCCTGATAATCTGCCCTTCTCGTTTTGGGAGGTGCCTCAACCTGCCCTTGTGAAACTCTTGTTTCCttatatgcatagctgtcaacatttccctttttttaagggaaattcccttattccgaataggattcctcgcaagaaaagggaaaaattgacagctatgcttatatGAGGGAACCTCTGTGTCAAGcatagggaacttgtggccttgcagatgttactggaccacaattcccctctgccctggccattggtcatacCAGCTGAGTCCAACCACGCTAGGAGGGCAAAAGCTTTGCCATCCCAGCTCTACACAAAATGCTTACTTGGTCTTGCAGATAATCGTCCACTGCTCCCCCGTGTCGAAGATTTCCAAGCAACATCTCGGCGGCTTCGATTCCaactttgtcagcatttttaCCTGCGTGAAGGAGAAGCACAGGTAGAACCTAACACACCTGTGGGGCATGCGTGGCAGGTGTTTTGTGCTTGTGTGATCTAGGTGCAAAAAAAAGGTTAGCTACCGCAGCTCAAGAATGTGGCCTTTTAGTGACTGTAATTATTACATCGTAATTACCCAGCACATGGATAATATAAAATAAGACACCACCACGAAGCATGTCAGAGAGCCAAATTAGTTTCCattggaagctttttaaaaaataaattaaaaatcctGTTTGCCCAAATCCTCACCTCTTTTACCAAGCGATGATCCAGCCAGCAAGCAACCTGTGGAAGTCTCTGCAACAATTCTAAACAGAAGGGGGCAGGGTGAGATGTTGGAACAGTTATGCATAGAAAACAGCCTTTGGAAAGCTTTAAAGTGCGGATAAGTGAATTTCTGGATAGCGAGCGTGCGGAAACCTGCAATTTGAGCCCACTCACATTATTCCACTTCCGGTTCCAAAGGCCTCATTATCTGGTTCTCGAACGGCCTCAATGTTGACGTCAAGGTCTCGGATTTCCTTTCTGATGCACCTCACTGCTGCCGACGCCATGTCTTTTGCTAACTAACGTGACGAGATCAAACAAGTCAAAACAACTGAAACCTCGACAGAAGAGCTTTCCACCACAGGCTGAAGTTCCTACGTAGGAAAAGGCTTCTATCATACAAAACGGGTGATAAAATTCTCCTTACTCCTCGGCAGGTTGACGCACAAACACCTGGCTTGCTAAAGTGTCTCTTACACACAAAGCATTTTACTGCTTGGTAAACGCTTGCCTATTAGACAGCATCTATACATTGtaggagggacatgggtggcactgtgggttaaaccacagagcctaggacttgccgatcagaaggttggcggttcgaatccctgcgacgggctgagctcccgttgctcggtcccagctcctgccaacctagcagttcaaaagcacatcaaagtgcaagtagataaataggtactgctccagcgggaaggtaaacgtcatttccATGCCCTGTTCTGgtttggccagaagcggcttagtcatgctggctacatgacccggaaaaagtgtctgcggacaaacgccggctccctcggccaataaagtgagaggagcgctgcaaccccagagtcggtcacgactggacctaatggtcaggggtccctttacctttttatacattgTAGgttcaggggtagccaatgcaatGCCTTCCCAAaatttgttggactgcaactcccatcattcctgaccattggggctgatgggagttagagtcctaTAATGTCTGCGGGGCACCCCATTGGCTGGCTATACCTGGATTAGGTTCCTCTGCATATTTAGAAAGAGGTGCTATTCCGATGTCACAAAAACGAGACCCTGGAAGATACATTATTCCAGGTCAGGCTGATTCACCAACATCAGCTCCCCCAGAGTCTCTGGCAGGGGCCTTGCTTATCACTTGCCCCCCATTCTTTCTTTAAACCAAAGGTGCCAGTGATAGCACCTGAGACACCCCCATAAAAACTATGGTCCTTCTCCTTCTGGTTCTATAACAAAATATGTGTGGGCACCTGCATACATATGTGTTACAAATTCACTGACATGCTGGAAAGAAAGAAGCTGCACATTTTTTTAATTCACCATGTGCAGCAGAAcacatgcatttcccccatgaGGGTGCATTTAATTTTTCAACTGACAGATCACCAAAAGAAGGGGTGCTACAAAGTTATAATATTTTGACAAAGatgttttggttaaattaatgcAATTTGGTTCTGCTTGGCAAGTAAAATGTGTGTCGAATTgcacagaaatcattaaaaacgattgccaagtacagtcgtaccttggataccgaatgccttgcgagtcgaacgttttggctcccggactCAGCAAaccccagaaatgagtgttctggtttgcgaacgttattTGGAATCTGAATGTCCAATGCAGCTTCCGataggctgcaggagcttcttgcagccaatcggaagccatgccttggtttctgaacattttggaagtcgaacgggcttccagaacggattctgtgtgacttccaaggtaccactgtacttgcagttAGTAATAAAACATAAGattgatatatacagtggtacctctggttacgtacttaattcgttccggaggtccattcttaacctgaaactgttcttaacctgaagcaccactttagctaatggggcatcctgctgccgccgtgtgatttctgttctcatcctgaagcaaagttcttaacctgaggtactatttctgggttagtggagtctgtaacctgaagcgtatgtaacccgaggtaccactgtaatctatttAGCATTAACTGACATTTCCAGAAGGTAACAGTAAAATACCTTGGTTTTACAAAAGCAGTTAATGAGCTGGACTTACCAAGCTGAGAGTTGTCCATTCCCAAAAAAATAAAGAGCAGATTTGAATGCCTCACACCCAAAAGCTTTGTGACCCCCCTCACGGAAAGAAATTTGCGAAAATTTGAGTTTTGCCCCCTAAAATGACATGCCCTAAAAATATGAGGACAGGCTCACTTTGACTGGCAGAGCTCCAGCTACGAAGGCTCTTCCGTGTATCTTGGTCACGGTGCCGCGGTCGGTTAAGTCGATTGGGCTCAACTGTTTAACAGGCGACATCCGTATGATCACTTCACCGCCCCCCTTGGGGTAGTAGCCCCTGTCAAGAAACAGCAGGTTATGGGCCAGGTAATGTTCCTGTCATGGCAACGAAGAAACAAGTCAAATAAAAACTAGAGTTTATGGCTGGCTTATTTAAGCACAGTTCAAGGTTCAAACACAATGTCAAACTGCAGTTATTTAAAAGCTTCCAATCTCCTCCTCACAGTCGCAAAAAGAAGAGCCTGAGACCTACCTCCTTTTTATATCGCAGTCCAGGGTCAAATTAAACTTCTCAACCATTGGTTTGAAGACCTGGAGAGTAAATACATTTGCTGAAAAACACAGATACATACATATTTTAGTGAGCAAAATATTCCTTCTTATCACCCTGTCAGAGTGTcaaaagaatgttgttgtttttgacttGTGTGCTGCCAAAGCACACACTTCGGTCATTGCTATGGGAGGTTGTTTTGTGCATATATAATACACagatacagtgctatttttctggaaaaagaggggctgaaactcaccatgaacacatcCCTtgatctcttagaatggcaatggcgcccaactgagaggtaccagaactgagttccagcaagttctggctgaaaaaaaagctctGCATATATAGCGATAGAAAGATAGCTAGCTAGAAATGACGACTAGTTAATTTGCATGAATTCTTTTAATGGCATGatgtatttatgtttttaaacgTTTACTTGGAAACCTTTGGGTAAAAAGCAACaagtcaaacaaacaaaattgcTAGTAACGTAGTGACTTAATTCAATCATTAATGTTtcattacttattattatttataacaaattattatcatcatgagatctcagggcagttcacagggtAAAAACAAGTCTTGGACTCTCACAATCCCTCTTCCCTTTCATTTGCACATGGCAACGGTGATGGAGAGGTAGATTAAAAGCAGCTGCTTCTACTTTGTCTGAATGCAGAAAACGTTGATTTGCACAAATCATTGTTTATTCACAAACTATTATCTGAAACCACAGTTTGATTGTGGCTTGCAGGCAAAATAAAGTTTTTGCAAATCAGTTTCCTGCAATCAGGCAAAGCAAGCTATGGCTTGCTGCACACTAGAAAAAGACTTGCACATGACAGAGAAATCACAATGAAAAATCATGGTTTGACATTATGTCTGAACTGAGTCAATGGGCAGTGCTGACTTTTAGTTTCCACAAATCCTGGTTTGTCATTACGTAtaccttgctttaaaacaaactCCAGTTAAGTTAAATaatccatggtttgaagttgcaTTCTTCTGAAGCATGCCTTTCAAGGAAATGAACTGCAATGAAAATTCTGAAGGAACCACAATTCTGAAGACAGGCGTACTGTGCTACTTCTACAATCCCATTTGTTTCAACAAATAAGAATTTATAGCACCTGAATGAATGGTTTCAAAAAGTGAACAGGCTGGTAGACAAGCATTCACATAGTCACCTGTGACAAGTGAGAATTATTTCCAAGTGATAAGACAAAGACACGTTTATTATAGTTAAAGGAAATAAATCTGCCTACATAAAAGAAATAATCTGCCTTTATATGGGACTGTCTGacatctaggtttgtcattgctctgACAAAcctagcaatgacaaacctagacagcatcttaaaaagtagagacatcaccttgccaacaaaggtccgtatagtaaaagctgtggttttcccagtagtgatgtatggaagtgacagctggaccataaagaaggctgatcaccgaagaattgatgcttttgaattatgatgctggaagagactcttgagagtcccatggactgcaaggagatcaaacctctccattccgaaggaaatcagccctgagtgctcactggaaggacagatcctgaagctgaggctccaatactttggccacctcatgagaagagaagactccctggaaaagaccctgatgttgggaaagatggagggcacaaggagaaggggacaacagaggacgagatggttggacagtgttctcgaagctaccagcatgagtttgaccaaactgtgggaggcagtggaagacaggagtgcctggcgtgctctggtccatggggtcatgaagagtcggacacaactaaacgactaaacaacaacaacaaatctgacATCTGCCTGACAAAGGACTACTCAGAGCCATGCCATCTTAGCTGCAGCATCAGACCATTCAAGTAGTCTTGTCAGGGAAGCTACCAAAAACAAATTTAttctttcctccttcctgccAACAACATGCCACAACGCCAAAGCAGGTGGATGTGGAAAACTAAGGACTAGTAACTTTTTGTGGCTTTATCTCCACTTTCTGGAATTTAGGTCCACTTAACCGTTTGGTGGCAATCTATTTCGGATGTAGCTTTCTTGTGTAACGTTGTTGCCAAAGTCTAATGAAGCAAAGGACTGACTTGGGCTGCAAAGATGGAAAGGTCAACTTACCATCACCGTATAGTCAATCTGGGGAGCCATCTCTGCATTGGTGCCACCTTTCAAACGAAGCTCCGATGGAGAGGCTGCAAAGAGCACACAGGGCATTGCAACTTGCATCAGCAGGCAGACACTCCTGCAACGGGAATGAGACATAAACAGAATGTGTTATTTATTACGGAGGGACTGGAGCCAATGGGGATTCCCAAACTCCCAGATGCAATTTTCtatctgtgggaatgttgtggaaagTAGAGGGGTTATAGGAgagggccttccggcggttccctcactgcaagaagcaaagctacagggaaccaggcagagggccttctcggtagtggtgcctgccctgtggaacgccctcccatcggatgtcaaagagataaacaactacctgacatttagaagacatctgaaggcagccctgttcagggaagttttttaatgtgtgacattttaatgtatttttaatctttgatggaagccgcccagagtggctggggaaacccagccagataggcggggtacaaataataaattgttgttgttgttgttgttgttgttgttgttgttgttgttgttaaatattatccttccttcactcacgctagtgagtcaaATAGCAAATCACATTCCCCTTATACCAGGgttgtccaaacttttttcaatgatggccagatttgatgaagtgaacatgcgtgagggccgaccaaagttgttgacctttaatTTATGACTGAAGTTTTTGACCTTCTTTTAGGATTTTACACCAGGAAATTacctgccacaggggccagattaaaccgatcGGCagaccagattaggcccccgggCCACACTTTGAACATGCCTGCCTTATACAGCAGGAAGGTggtttgcagattcgtttgaatctctttagctAAGCAACCCAGTCTGGCATGCCCAGACTGGATTTATTCCTGGTAAGTCCCCTTTGATCCCTctcaaaagaataaagacacaacagtctttccttaaaagtaacaagaagtttacttacattcagttcacagtatgatccctgaAGGAAAGCTTTGGCTTGTAGTTACAGTTACAGAAAAAGGTGTGGAttcatcccatatggggattcaTCCCATGTGCTCCTGGCAGGGCCGTCCGTCAAGAAGGCAAAAGGGTagaagaggaagatggctgcgtgACTGGACCTGTTGTGGGGTCTGCAAGGGTCACGgccacctacctggtcacatgtagggggaggatgctccagaccaggtgtaacaggaagttatactggctggagtaacatccccctgtctgtgtccactctagggaaacaaggaatgttgtatttgactgctccaacGGATTACATCTCACACTATCTACCAGTGACAGAGATCAACCTTACAAAAGGGTtatactttaaaacacacacaccaccgaGCTCACAGAAAATCTGTTTGCTAAACGACCCAGTTAACAAAGCTTCAAAAAGACAGCCCCAGTGTTCAGAGTTTGCGAAGAAAAGCTATGAACATTACTATTTATTATGACTCCAGTGcactcctgttgctgttttttaaatccaCTTCAAGATCCAGAGGTATCTTGAAGTTTCTGGTGAAACACTGCATTTTGATGCAGTTTTCCCCAAGACAGCTTCAATCTAACTCAAACATGGCATCCCTTTCCACGAATTTCTTTTGCCACCAGTTTCACATCTGCTTTACTAATAAAGATTGTGCAAGGAGGCAACTTGGCGAAATATAAAAACCAAGGTGCATGTGGCAGAGAGCCCCAGGTACGGTACATTTGAGTacatttcattttccttctggaTTTCCAGGAGGGAGAAACCAACTGGACAATTATGTCTGGCAAAGACATCGCCAACTGAGGGTGTGGACCTGCAGAAGGTAACATCTATACACAGCAACTTGTGCATACAAGGAAAGTCAAATTTGACCTGGAAGGCAGCAAGAAAAAACACAACCGATCGGCATTTTAAGCCGGTACGGTGTCTTGTCAATCCTGGATCcattttctttcattctgttATGTACAATTTCTCTTGAACGCTTAAAGACAATTGCTACATCAGCACCCAAAGAAGTCGCAGAGATATACCCCGCTGTTTTGGTATCCGCAACATGGGTTCCACCCTGGATCTTCCCTGGCACGAAAGTGACTTCGGTCGATCCAATTTCTCCACCTTCCATCTGCCCGTTGCAAAGGTCGCGAACCATTTTCAATCCTGACAGGTGCTGAGGCCTTCAAGTCAAGAGGACTGAGTTAGAACAGAAGCAAAGCCTGCGTATGCACTCACGTAGCAAAGAATACTAGATTTTTGCATGTCCGGTGCAAACTTCTCAGTACACCAGAGGTGCAAGCAGTAACTTGCCTGCAAGCTCAGGGTGAGCAGCCATTGTCCCTGCCCAAGAAAGTTAGTGGTCATAGCAGCAATCATCTTGCAGGGAAAGAGGAAACCAGTGCTATCACAGCTGCAgaattccctggaaagagggattggttgCTAAAGCACCCTGGaaatcgtagctctgtgaggggggtctcctaacagctcccagaattctttgggagaagccctgACTGTCCAAAGTAGCACGATAATGCTTTAAATTCACAGTGCACATGAGACCTCAATCACTGCTAGCACACAGAAGAGATGCTAAGTCTGTACAGGGGGGCTAAGGGATTTCCGGCTGCAAGCAGAGGCTCATATGACTGAATGCTACCCAGCAAGaacaacgcgggtggcgctgtgggttaaaccacagagcctaggacttgctaatcagaaggtcggcggttcaaatccccgcggcagggtgagctcccattgctcagtccctgctcctgcccacctagcagttcaaaagcacgtcaaactgcaagtagataaataggtactgctccggtgggaaggtaaacggcgtttccgtgtgctgctctggttcaccagaaacggcttagtcatgctggccacatgacccggaagctgtacgccagctccctcggccaaaaaagcgagatgagcgccgcaaccccagagtcggtcacgactgggcctaatggtcaggggtccctttacctttacttaagaacAACAAAAGATTCCTACACATAGAAAACGAGCGTGTCGGGGAGAATCTTGCCCTAGAAAAGGTCTGGGGACTCTGTGGGCTTCCAAACTGTGGATTCCAATCAACCATCAGTGCAGCTaaaggtcagggaggatgggagttgtagtctagcaataaataaaataaatagctgaAGAGTCACAGGTTATCTCCCCAAGTGTTatctattattatttgaatttatataccgtcctatacccattggcctcagggcagttcacaggataaaatcactaCACAAAACCACGAAGCACACaatcaaacaaaaacaaccacaacccaacaaccctccccccaaacacattttaaaacagcagAGGGTGtatgttaaaaacagttaaatcacttttaaaaatgattgaaaaggacattttaaaaaaccaatttaaaatcaaTTTAACAGAAAAAGCAGTACTCTCTGCTGGGTAGTAACACCAGTCCTTatgaagcctgtcaggccccacccTGGGTCAGGTAGATAGAGGCAGGAGAAGGACCCTCAGGCTCTCAGCAGGGTGGTCCTTGATGATTGgggtcaggtgattgacaggtgggctgtCCTATCAAAGTTGGCCTGCCAGGTTGGGGGCAACGAGGTTCCCCAACGCCTCTCCTAAAGCAAACCGCTTTGACAACTGTTCTCCTGGACTTACCTAAGGCCAGGCTGACTCCTGCCGGCTCGGATATTTTTCACATGTAAGGGCGTACCGCAGAGGCAGCTCAGAGCTGTGGTGACGCGCAGGATCTGGCCACcctgaaaggaaaagagaggatcAAATACTTGCTACAGATacaaacattatgaaaatgatgtatagatggtacataacccctgtaaaattagcaaagatatatcataataatgataatttatgcCAGAAATGTA
It encodes the following:
- the RTCA gene encoding RNA 3'-terminal phosphate cyclase, with the protein product MGDPQPVEIDGGIMEGGGQILRVTTALSCLCGTPLHVKNIRAGRSQPGLRPQHLSGLKMVRDLCNGQMEGGEIGSTEVTFVPGKIQGGTHVADTKTAGSVCLLMQVAMPCVLFAASPSELRLKGGTNAEMAPQIDYTVMVFKPMVEKFNLTLDCDIKRRGYYPKGGGEVIIRMSPVKQLSPIDLTDRGTVTKIHGRAFVAGALPVKLAKDMASAAVRCIRKEIRDLDVNIEAVREPDNEAFGTGSGIIIVAETSTGCLLAGSSLGKRGKNADKVGIEAAEMLLGNLRHGGAVDDYLQDQLIIFMALANGRSRVKTGPITLHTKTAIHFAEQLTKAKFTVAKSEEDVSPKDAYIIECQGVGLLNTNL